The Actinoplanes sp. N902-109 genomic interval TGTTCCGGCTGGCCAAGGGGCGCGTGCACAAGGCGGATGTCTAGTGCGGACGCTGCATCTGGATCGGGTCAGCCCGGTGCACCGGCTGGCCCCGGAGGTCAAGATCCTGGCCACGCTGCTGTTCACCGTGGTCGTGGTGGCCACCCCGCGCGCCGAGATCGCGGCGTTCGGCGGCTACGCGCTGCTGCTCGTGATCGTGGCGGCCGTCGCCCGAGTGCCGGCGGGGTGGCTGGCCAAGCGGGCCACCATCGAACTGCCGTTCGTGCTGCTCGCCGTTGCGTTGCCGATCGCGGGGCGCGGCGAGCGGGTCGACTGGCTGGGCCTGTCGTTGTCGGTCGACGGGTTGTACGGCGCGTGGAACATCGTCGCCAAGGGCACCCTGGGCGTGCTGGCGTCGCTGCTGCTGGCCGCCTCGACGTCGATGCGCGACCTGATCCTGGGGCTGGACCGGCTGCGCTGCCCGGCGGTGTTCACCCAGATCGCCACGTTCATGCTGCGCTATCTCGACATCCTGGCCGAGGACGCCCGGCGGATGCGCGTCGCCCGGCTGTCGCGGGGCTACGACCCGCGGTTCCTGTGGCAGGTCAAGGCGTTCGCGGTGAGTGTCGGGTCGCTGTTCCTGCGGGCGTACGAACGGGGTGAGCGGGTGTATCTGGCGATGGTCTCGCGGGGCTACGACGGGCGGCTGCCACGCCCCGAGCACGGCACGGCGACCCGCGCGCAGTGGTTGCAGTCCGCCACGCTGCCGGCGGCTGCCGCTGTCATCGCTGTCGTGGCGGTGACGCTGTGAGCCTGTCCGTACGAGGGCTGACCTACGCCTATCCCGACGGCAGTGTCGCGCTGCGCGGGGTGGACCTGACGGTGGCCGAGGGCGAACGGGTCGCGCTGCTCGGCCCGAACGGGGCCGGCAAGACCACGCTGGTGCTGCATCTCAACGGGGTGCTGCACGGCGGCGCGGGCACCGTCGAGATCGGAGGGTTGCGGGTGGACGCCCGGGACCGGGCCCGGCTGACCGAGCTCCGCCGCCGGGTCGGCATCGTCTTCCAGGACCCCGACGATCAGCTGTTCCTGCCGACGGTGGCCGAGGACGTGGCGTTCGGCCCGGCCAACCTGGGGCTGCGCGGGGCCGGGCTGCGCGAGCGGGTGGACGAGGCGCTGACCGCGGTCGGCATGGCCGAGCACCGCGACCAGGTGCCGCACCACCTGTCGTTCGGCCAGCGCCGCCGGGTCGCCGTGGCCACGGTGCTGGCGATGCGCCCGCAGCTGCTCGTGCTCGACGAGCCGTCCTCGAACCTGGACCCGGCCAGCCGGCGCGAGCTCGCCGAGATCCTGCAGAGCCTGCCGGTGACCGTGCTCATGGTGACGCACGACCTTCCGTACGCGCTGCAGTTGTGCTCACGCTCGGTGATCCTCGACGGCGGCCGCATCGTGGCCGACGGACCGACCGCGGAGCTGCTGGCCGACGAGGCCCTGCTCCGCGACCACCGCCTGGAGCTGCCGTACGGCTTCCATCCGGTACGGCCGTAGCGCCGGACGCCGCGGCAACCGGTTGCTTCCCCGACGAACGCCCGGAAAATACCGAAAACGAAGACTGCTCGCATAAGTCGGTCTTACTGTTCGCTCGTGGCGACATGGGCGCTCCAGACGATGAAGAAGGTGGCCCTGGTCATCGCGACACTGCTC includes:
- the cbiQ gene encoding cobalt ECF transporter T component CbiQ, whose amino-acid sequence is MRTLHLDRVSPVHRLAPEVKILATLLFTVVVVATPRAEIAAFGGYALLLVIVAAVARVPAGWLAKRATIELPFVLLAVALPIAGRGERVDWLGLSLSVDGLYGAWNIVAKGTLGVLASLLLAASTSMRDLILGLDRLRCPAVFTQIATFMLRYLDILAEDARRMRVARLSRGYDPRFLWQVKAFAVSVGSLFLRAYERGERVYLAMVSRGYDGRLPRPEHGTATRAQWLQSATLPAAAAVIAVVAVTL
- a CDS encoding energy-coupling factor ABC transporter ATP-binding protein, whose amino-acid sequence is MSLSVRGLTYAYPDGSVALRGVDLTVAEGERVALLGPNGAGKTTLVLHLNGVLHGGAGTVEIGGLRVDARDRARLTELRRRVGIVFQDPDDQLFLPTVAEDVAFGPANLGLRGAGLRERVDEALTAVGMAEHRDQVPHHLSFGQRRRVAVATVLAMRPQLLVLDEPSSNLDPASRRELAEILQSLPVTVLMVTHDLPYALQLCSRSVILDGGRIVADGPTAELLADEALLRDHRLELPYGFHPVRP